A single window of Anaerolineales bacterium DNA harbors:
- the rplW gene encoding 50S ribosomal protein L23, translating to MPFPTTWRIEDYKMITVYDVLRRPVVTEKSNFQSAKLGQYAFEVASKATKAQIKEAVQTLFGVDVVRVNVMNAPSKKGRRGRSRRLLVRSPGYKKAIVTLAQGQKIDVLEGVK from the coding sequence ATGCCATTTCCAACCACCTGGCGAATTGAGGACTACAAGATGATCACGGTCTATGACGTGCTCCGGCGCCCGGTGGTGACCGAGAAATCGAACTTCCAGAGCGCAAAGCTCGGACAGTATGCCTTCGAAGTCGCCAGCAAGGCGACCAAGGCGCAGATCAAGGAAGCTGTACAGACGCTGTTCGGCGTTGACGTGGTGCGGGTGAATGTGATGAATGCCCCCTCCAAGAAGGGGCGCCGAGGTCGCAGTCGACGCTTGCTGGTCCGCAGCCCCGGCTACAAGAAGGCGATCGTCACGCTGGCCCAGGGTCAGAAGATTGACGTCCTCGAAGGAGTGAAGTGA